From Echinicola soli, a single genomic window includes:
- a CDS encoding DUF2264 domain-containing protein yields the protein MNRRSFVKYIPAVGAIGVLPSTLSAKTTAAAAENPNARSYWAATLYKIASPMLTQMSQGKLRATMPVETPPKAYRGRETVTHLEALGRTLAGVAPWLALPESSDEEGKMRKDLKEKALKSIAHSVDPNSPDYLNWTEGAQPLVDGAFLVHGIMRAPEALWEPLDEKVKQRFVQEIKNQKEAIPPYYNNWLLFGAMLDAFLLFVGEGGDFMRIDFAVKKHDEWYVGDGWYGDGQNFHMDYYNGYVIQPMMLQVLKVASSKKKSYEKLYETVTKRMTRFAEQQERLISPEGTYPPVGRSITYRVGAFQPLAETALLGILPEAISGAQVRSALSAVIQRQFEAPGTFDQDGWLTIGFCGHQPEMGDSYISTGSLYLCTLGFLPLGLPADHEFWSAADEDWSAKKAWAGQSIPADHAISI from the coding sequence ATGAATAGACGATCTTTCGTGAAATACATTCCAGCAGTGGGGGCCATCGGCGTTTTGCCGAGTACCTTATCAGCAAAAACCACGGCAGCAGCTGCCGAAAACCCGAATGCAAGAAGCTATTGGGCAGCGACGCTATATAAAATAGCCTCCCCCATGCTTACTCAAATGAGCCAGGGAAAACTCCGTGCCACCATGCCCGTAGAAACCCCTCCCAAAGCCTACAGAGGCCGTGAAACGGTCACACACTTGGAGGCTTTGGGAAGAACATTGGCCGGTGTGGCTCCTTGGCTGGCACTTCCCGAATCTTCTGATGAAGAAGGAAAGATGCGTAAAGACCTCAAAGAAAAAGCACTAAAAAGCATCGCGCACAGTGTAGACCCAAATTCCCCCGATTACCTTAACTGGACCGAAGGAGCCCAACCGCTTGTGGATGGGGCATTTTTGGTTCATGGTATTATGCGTGCACCTGAAGCTCTTTGGGAGCCGCTCGATGAGAAAGTCAAGCAGCGTTTTGTCCAAGAAATCAAAAACCAAAAAGAGGCCATTCCTCCTTATTACAATAACTGGCTGCTCTTTGGCGCTATGCTGGACGCCTTTCTGTTGTTTGTAGGAGAAGGGGGCGATTTTATGCGGATCGATTTTGCCGTAAAAAAACACGATGAATGGTATGTCGGTGACGGCTGGTACGGTGACGGTCAAAACTTCCACATGGATTATTATAACGGCTACGTCATCCAGCCCATGATGCTCCAGGTGCTAAAAGTGGCCTCTTCCAAAAAGAAAAGTTATGAAAAACTCTACGAAACAGTCACGAAAAGGATGACCCGCTTTGCCGAGCAACAGGAAAGGCTGATTTCACCGGAAGGCACCTACCCGCCGGTAGGCCGTTCCATTACTTACCGTGTCGGTGCTTTCCAGCCCCTGGCAGAAACCGCCCTGCTGGGCATACTTCCCGAAGCCATTTCCGGTGCCCAGGTACGGAGTGCACTCAGTGCGGTTATCCAAAGACAGTTTGAAGCCCCGGGAACCTTCGATCAAGACGGTTGGCTGACCATCGGTTTCTGTGGCCATCAACCTGAAATGGGCGACTCCTATATCTCCACAGGCAGCCTTTACCTCTGCACATTGGGCTTCTTACCATTGGGCTTGCCCGCTGACCATGAATTCTGGAGTGCTGCTGACGAGGATTGGTCTGCCAAGAAAGCCTGGGCAGGACAAAGCATCCCCGCAGACCATGCCATATCTATTTAA
- a CDS encoding FecR family protein — protein MDFKSIVFRELLEDEYFIQWLIAPDNVSDKYWQSWMKNNPDKATVLRDIKAVVNAIDPKSTYQLNMAEKNEILGHIKQYAGQKKCQESSWNRSRPKPRKLTNTILMAACFVILAILTAKYFGVFDPIPVQEPPVTEQMISKQTTKGTKSSFYLPDGTLVKLNSSSSLMFPAAFSDTLREVKLVGQAFFEVTRNEAAPFVVETEHLDVQVLGTSFDVLSYPGSERFEVAVASGKVKVNSFAGNQEILTKTEMTQLDVHSGQLIKSHFDPVYQLGWKDGVLVFEDETFEKVFERLEYWYGVTITVSPSMAIDKSYTGKYDNQSLENVLIGMSTVLDFRFKIDGKQVTIFH, from the coding sequence ATGGATTTCAAAAGTATTGTTTTTAGGGAGTTACTAGAGGATGAATATTTTATCCAATGGTTGATTGCGCCAGACAACGTATCTGACAAGTATTGGCAGTCATGGATGAAGAATAATCCAGACAAAGCAACAGTTTTGAGAGACATTAAGGCAGTGGTGAATGCGATAGACCCTAAGAGTACTTATCAGTTGAATATGGCCGAAAAGAACGAGATACTAGGGCATATCAAACAATACGCTGGTCAGAAGAAATGTCAGGAATCATCCTGGAACAGGAGCAGGCCAAAACCAAGAAAACTGACCAACACCATATTGATGGCTGCTTGCTTTGTCATTTTGGCCATTCTTACAGCCAAATATTTTGGCGTTTTCGATCCGATACCAGTCCAAGAGCCACCTGTTACCGAGCAGATGATCTCAAAGCAGACAACCAAAGGTACGAAGTCTAGTTTTTACTTGCCCGATGGTACATTGGTGAAGCTGAATTCTTCAAGCTCACTGATGTTTCCGGCTGCTTTCTCCGATACCTTACGGGAAGTAAAGCTTGTCGGTCAAGCATTTTTTGAAGTGACCAGAAACGAAGCTGCCCCATTTGTAGTGGAGACAGAGCACTTGGATGTCCAAGTATTGGGGACATCTTTTGACGTGTTGAGCTATCCAGGAAGCGAACGTTTCGAAGTGGCTGTAGCCTCTGGCAAAGTAAAAGTCAACTCCTTTGCAGGCAATCAAGAAATCCTTACCAAAACAGAAATGACCCAATTGGATGTGCACAGCGGTCAATTGATCAAAAGCCATTTTGATCCGGTTTATCAACTGGGATGGAAGGATGGGGTCCTGGTATTTGAAGACGAGACTTTCGAGAAAGTCTTTGAGCGACTGGAGTATTGGTACGGTGTCACGATCACTGTATCCCCAAGCATGGCCATTGATAAATCCTATACCGGCAAATATGATAACCAGTCTCTTGAAAATGTACTCATAGGAATGTCAACGGTTCTTGATTTTCGATTTAAAATCGATGGCAAGCAGGTGACGATATTTCATTAA
- a CDS encoding beta-N-acetylhexosaminidase: MKTYWFFLLAYLSFSVSFGQNSPEIIPLPATYEGGEAAFFITSKTKIHYTDDHLKEEAYFLQKELLNRKSYPISIQKAETNTKGINLILTETVRDGYHLFIDQSTGITISSSNETGIFQGIISLLQLADQAEATSDHLSIPTWNIKDAPAYSWRGFMLDESRHFFGVEKVKSLLDWMAYYKLNKFHWHLTDAQGWRIEIKKYPKLTLVGGIGNNSSSFTPAQYYTQAQIKEIVRYAAERKIDIIPEIDMPGHATAANKAYPRFSGGGSEKYPEFTFHPAKEETYHYLTAILREVDALFPSQMIHLGGDEVSFGNQQWEKDAQVKQLMASQQLEDLKAVEDYFMKRMADSLFSVNNTILAWDEMAEAGLPTSQSILLWWRHDQPEQLQKLLDNNIPTVICPRIPLYFDFVQQENDRYGRKWGGNFNPLQRVYDFSLNKLNIPASKAPLILGFQANLWTETVTDEDRLDYLTFPRLAALAEVAWTPEEQKDFDGFSSRLKKHLPLYHKAGIYFFDPFNPDRHPEPIMGK, translated from the coding sequence ATGAAAACTTATTGGTTCTTCCTTTTAGCCTACTTATCGTTCTCCGTTTCCTTCGGCCAAAACAGTCCGGAAATCATCCCTCTGCCAGCAACATACGAAGGTGGAGAAGCTGCTTTCTTTATAACCTCAAAAACGAAGATTCACTACACGGATGATCACCTGAAAGAAGAAGCTTATTTTTTGCAAAAAGAACTCCTCAACCGGAAATCATACCCCATCAGCATACAAAAGGCCGAAACGAATACAAAAGGGATCAACCTCATTCTGACAGAGACGGTACGTGATGGTTATCACCTGTTCATTGACCAATCCACGGGCATCACCATCTCTTCTTCAAACGAAACAGGTATTTTCCAAGGCATCATTTCGCTCCTTCAATTGGCTGATCAAGCTGAAGCTACCTCAGATCACCTATCCATTCCGACCTGGAACATAAAAGATGCTCCTGCGTACTCATGGAGAGGATTTATGCTGGACGAGTCCAGGCACTTTTTCGGAGTAGAAAAGGTCAAATCACTGCTGGACTGGATGGCCTATTACAAGCTCAACAAATTCCACTGGCACCTTACTGATGCGCAGGGATGGCGGATAGAGATCAAAAAGTATCCTAAACTGACGCTGGTAGGAGGTATTGGCAACAACAGTAGCTCGTTTACACCCGCCCAATACTACACGCAAGCGCAAATCAAAGAAATCGTCCGGTATGCTGCTGAAAGGAAAATAGATATCATTCCGGAAATCGACATGCCCGGACATGCCACAGCTGCCAACAAGGCTTATCCTCGATTTAGTGGTGGTGGATCAGAAAAATATCCCGAATTCACCTTTCACCCTGCCAAAGAAGAAACCTACCATTACCTGACAGCTATCCTTCGGGAAGTAGATGCACTTTTCCCAAGCCAAATGATCCACCTAGGTGGGGATGAAGTAAGCTTTGGGAACCAACAATGGGAAAAAGACGCTCAAGTAAAACAACTAATGGCTTCCCAGCAACTTGAGGACTTGAAGGCCGTGGAGGATTACTTTATGAAGCGAATGGCAGACTCTCTTTTCTCAGTGAACAATACCATCCTGGCCTGGGACGAAATGGCAGAAGCTGGACTCCCTACAAGCCAAAGCATCTTGCTATGGTGGCGTCATGACCAGCCTGAGCAGCTCCAAAAACTCTTGGACAACAATATCCCTACAGTCATCTGCCCGAGAATACCGTTATATTTTGATTTTGTACAGCAGGAGAATGACCGTTATGGCAGAAAATGGGGCGGTAATTTCAACCCTCTTCAACGTGTCTATGATTTTAGCTTGAATAAGTTAAATATTCCCGCTTCTAAAGCCCCGCTGATCTTGGGATTCCAGGCCAATTTATGGACAGAAACGGTCACTGATGAAGACCGTTTGGATTATTTGACCTTCCCTCGACTAGCCGCTCTTGCAGAGGTTGCCTGGACCCCCGAGGAGCAAAAAGATTTTGACGGCTTCTCCAGCAGGCTAAAAAAACACCTTCCTCTTTACCACAAAGCAGGAATTTACTTCTTCGACCCTTTCAATCCTGACAGGCACCCGGAGCCAATCATGGGGAAATAA
- a CDS encoding SusC/RagA family TonB-linked outer membrane protein: MKTHLLSEMKFVGILVMTILLSLGDISAHQYAYANSSWKRHQKLEDVQVSLNMKNASMVQVLKEIESSTAFHVAYMEEELSTEKDISLNVNEQSLLYVLEVLSREHNVRFTQVNNTIHVSPKNVPQLQEEVEERNISGKVLDEEGIPIPGVNVIVKGTKRVTVTDLDGVFSFENISDDAILVFSFIGFESQEITVTNKETVSVTLREDMSELQEVVVVGFGEQPKANLTGSVATVDSKDIENRPVTNVMNSLQGTAPGLTVTRSSGQPGNEGYDLNIRGISSVNGDNQPLVIVDGVEGSLELLNPNDIESVSVLKDAAASSIFGAKAANGVIMVTTKKGAVGKTTVTYSGMFTINKPYSQPELLSSYEQGLMQNEARVNRGGSPVWRDEQLEWMQDDNFNYQVNPNNPDRYDYYYNINKKDLVMRDLTYAQNHNLSIKGGNAENQYLISLGYYNQNGVFKFGPDGNERYNARVNLNTKFNDIFSLDSRISYNMDETMSPSRNVGGDYGLIYQVYQSRSIYPVYLPGSDDTKYAAGTPNYYGALKEGGYNERIRSDFNGVFTLKAQNLAKGLTLKMVYNPRFRNNTEDQFNRTVPFYYISPTPGSYYNQVNSIVKERQNEINHNLQLLADYDWNINEDHKFHVLGGYQFQNYRRDYVTATAKALISNNAPSLNFGSDPNVPPVVGDNIQTNAFISYFGRFNYSFRDKYLFEANLRNDISSKLAPGYRSKTFPSFSAGWILSEEDWFQESLSFLTQFKLRGSWGKLGNANVLGNYDYISLLREGNNYPFNNVSNLSLYQRDLASPEKSWESIKSTNFGVDFALFDYRLTGSFDYFVRQNEDMLVTVTLPATLGVNPSQTNSAKMETRGWEVVLGWRDTRGEFSYSVNFNLSDNRNKVLEYAGRSVYSEGVNKIVEGLPINTIFGYEADGYFSSADEVAGWAFQDSRTGAGDIKYLDNNNDGKINGGLFRPDDHGDLINLGNTSPRYLFGANIGFDWKGFDFKAFFQGVGERKMLIYTRAAIPIYESWRMPWKLQQDYWTPENQDALFPRLYEGASHNGRTSSHWVQDAAYIRLKNLQVGYTFKNGVLDKLSVSSARVFFSGQDMWEKTKMWFTYYDPENPNNVSYNYPFFRSYAIGLNVTF, from the coding sequence ATGAAAACACACCTACTTTCTGAAATGAAATTTGTGGGAATACTCGTCATGACGATACTTTTAAGTCTTGGTGATATTTCTGCCCATCAATATGCTTATGCCAATTCCTCCTGGAAACGGCACCAGAAGCTGGAGGATGTACAAGTGTCCTTGAACATGAAGAATGCCAGCATGGTACAAGTGCTAAAGGAAATCGAATCGTCCACCGCTTTCCATGTGGCATATATGGAGGAAGAACTTTCTACTGAGAAGGACATTTCGCTCAATGTAAATGAGCAATCATTGCTGTATGTTCTGGAAGTGTTGTCCAGGGAGCACAATGTACGGTTTACCCAAGTGAACAATACCATTCATGTCTCTCCAAAGAATGTACCACAATTACAAGAGGAAGTCGAGGAGCGGAATATCTCAGGAAAGGTCTTGGATGAAGAAGGAATACCCATTCCCGGCGTGAATGTGATCGTCAAGGGAACCAAAAGAGTGACCGTGACTGATCTGGACGGTGTGTTTTCGTTTGAGAATATTTCAGACGATGCGATTTTGGTATTCTCCTTTATCGGTTTTGAGTCACAGGAAATAACGGTGACCAATAAGGAAACGGTCTCGGTGACATTACGGGAAGATATGTCAGAACTTCAGGAAGTGGTCGTGGTTGGTTTTGGCGAGCAGCCGAAGGCGAATTTGACAGGATCAGTGGCTACGGTAGATAGCAAGGATATTGAGAATAGGCCTGTTACCAATGTGATGAACTCGTTGCAAGGGACAGCTCCCGGACTGACCGTGACCCGGTCAAGTGGTCAGCCAGGGAATGAAGGCTATGACTTGAATATCAGGGGCATCAGCTCTGTGAATGGGGATAACCAGCCGCTGGTCATTGTAGATGGAGTGGAAGGCAGTTTGGAGCTGTTGAATCCAAATGATATTGAATCTGTTTCCGTGCTGAAGGATGCTGCCGCTTCGTCGATTTTCGGGGCCAAAGCAGCCAACGGAGTGATCATGGTAACGACAAAGAAAGGTGCTGTAGGTAAAACAACAGTAACTTATTCAGGAATGTTTACGATCAATAAGCCCTATAGTCAGCCGGAATTATTGTCTTCCTACGAACAGGGGCTGATGCAAAATGAAGCTAGGGTGAACAGGGGGGGGAGTCCCGTATGGCGAGATGAGCAGTTGGAGTGGATGCAGGATGATAATTTCAACTATCAAGTTAATCCCAATAACCCAGATCGCTACGATTATTATTATAACATCAACAAGAAGGATCTTGTCATGAGAGATCTTACCTATGCCCAAAACCATAATCTATCCATAAAAGGAGGAAATGCTGAAAACCAATACTTGATTTCACTTGGCTATTACAACCAAAACGGTGTGTTTAAGTTTGGCCCTGATGGAAATGAACGTTATAATGCTAGGGTCAATCTAAACACCAAGTTTAATGATATATTTAGCTTGGATTCACGAATTTCCTACAATATGGATGAGACCATGTCTCCAAGTAGAAATGTAGGTGGTGATTATGGATTAATTTATCAAGTATATCAGTCTAGGTCCATTTATCCGGTTTACTTACCAGGATCTGATGACACCAAATACGCTGCTGGAACCCCGAATTATTATGGAGCACTAAAAGAGGGTGGATACAATGAAAGGATACGGAGCGATTTTAATGGTGTATTTACGCTAAAGGCTCAAAACCTCGCAAAGGGATTGACATTGAAGATGGTGTACAACCCGCGTTTCCGTAACAATACCGAAGACCAATTCAATAGGACAGTGCCATTTTACTACATCTCTCCCACACCTGGAAGCTACTATAATCAAGTGAATTCCATTGTCAAGGAAAGACAGAATGAAATCAATCATAACCTGCAACTATTGGCCGATTATGACTGGAATATCAATGAAGACCATAAGTTCCATGTACTAGGTGGATACCAATTCCAAAACTATCGACGGGATTATGTGACGGCTACTGCCAAAGCATTGATTTCAAATAATGCTCCTTCTTTAAATTTTGGCAGTGATCCCAATGTCCCTCCTGTGGTCGGAGATAATATTCAAACCAACGCATTTATTTCTTACTTCGGAAGGTTCAATTATTCCTTTAGAGATAAGTACTTGTTTGAAGCTAACCTGAGAAATGATATTAGCTCCAAGCTTGCCCCCGGGTATCGAAGTAAAACCTTTCCTTCATTTTCTGCAGGTTGGATATTGAGTGAGGAAGACTGGTTCCAAGAGTCCCTGTCATTTTTGACACAATTTAAGCTAAGAGGCTCTTGGGGTAAATTGGGCAATGCTAATGTTTTAGGTAACTATGATTATATATCCTTATTAAGGGAAGGTAATAATTATCCTTTTAATAATGTATCCAACTTGTCACTTTACCAAAGAGACCTAGCATCGCCCGAGAAAAGCTGGGAGTCCATTAAGTCTACTAATTTCGGTGTGGATTTCGCATTGTTTGATTATAGATTGACGGGTAGTTTCGATTATTTTGTAAGGCAGAATGAAGATATGCTCGTGACAGTGACACTTCCTGCCACGTTAGGGGTAAATCCTTCCCAGACCAATTCCGCCAAAATGGAAACCAGAGGCTGGGAGGTGGTTTTAGGCTGGAGAGACACCAGGGGTGAATTCAGCTATTCGGTTAATTTCAATCTTTCGGACAACAGAAACAAGGTACTGGAATATGCCGGAAGAAGTGTCTACAGTGAGGGCGTGAATAAAATAGTGGAAGGGCTGCCAATCAATACAATATTTGGCTATGAGGCAGACGGATATTTTAGTTCTGCAGATGAGGTGGCAGGCTGGGCGTTTCAAGATTCTAGAACAGGTGCGGGCGATATAAAATACCTTGATAATAACAATGATGGAAAGATCAACGGTGGACTTTTTAGACCTGATGACCATGGCGATCTGATCAATCTTGGAAACACTTCTCCCAGATACCTTTTTGGAGCCAATATTGGGTTTGATTGGAAGGGATTTGATTTCAAGGCGTTTTTCCAAGGAGTAGGGGAAAGAAAAATGTTGATTTATACACGGGCTGCCATTCCTATTTATGAATCGTGGAGGATGCCGTGGAAACTACAGCAGGATTATTGGACGCCTGAAAATCAGGATGCATTATTCCCAAGGTTATATGAAGGGGCCTCCCATAATGGCCGGACGTCCTCGCACTGGGTGCAAGATGCGGCCTATATTAGACTGAAAAACTTACAGGTAGGTTACACATTTAAAAATGGCGTGCTGGACAAGCTCAGTGTATCCTCTGCTCGCGTGTTTTTCTCTGGTCAGGATATGTGGGAAAAAACCAAAATGTGGTTCACCTACTATGATCCTGAAAACCCTAACAATGTTTCTTATAACTACCCATTCTTTAGGTCCTATGCCATTGGCTTGAATGTGACTTTTTGA
- a CDS encoding glycoside hydrolase family 88 protein, whose product MKLNHKLTLSLLTVGILASACSQSNVKKEGDTSSQPVITDEFIKENIDFSVNQYQHLSTLVPEDKLPKTYIKDEDKFVTSGTSWWTSGFYPGTLLYLYEMSGDSSMLRLAEQKLEILEKEKNNEGTHDLGFMLFCSFGNAYRITGNEHYKNVMLQGAASLATRFHPETGLIKSWDHGSWKYPVIIDNMMNLEFLFWASEASGDDKYRNINISHADSTIKNHFRDDYSSYHVVDYDPTTGKVVDKKTHQGKADDSAWARGQSWGLYGYIVMYRDTKNPVYLDQAENIAAFILDHPNMPEDMVPYWDYDAPASDTTFRDASAAALNASALLELSKYTEDKAKAEKYVSAAEKTIISLSSDKYRAKLGQNGGFILLHSVGSLPHDSEVDVPLTYADYYYIEALKRYQDWFLD is encoded by the coding sequence ATGAAACTCAATCACAAATTAACCTTATCCCTACTGACTGTGGGTATCTTGGCAAGCGCCTGCAGCCAATCTAATGTAAAGAAAGAAGGAGACACATCTAGCCAACCAGTTATTACAGATGAATTCATAAAAGAGAACATTGACTTCTCCGTCAATCAATATCAACATCTAAGTACGCTGGTACCTGAAGACAAACTCCCCAAGACCTACATCAAAGATGAAGACAAGTTTGTAACATCCGGTACCAGTTGGTGGACATCTGGATTTTACCCGGGCACCTTGCTTTATCTCTATGAGATGTCAGGCGACTCCTCCATGCTTCGGCTTGCCGAGCAGAAATTGGAAATCCTGGAAAAAGAAAAAAACAATGAAGGCACACATGACCTTGGCTTTATGCTGTTCTGCAGCTTTGGCAATGCCTACAGGATCACAGGAAATGAGCATTACAAAAATGTAATGCTACAGGGGGCAGCATCATTGGCTACCCGGTTCCATCCTGAAACGGGACTGATCAAATCCTGGGACCACGGCTCATGGAAATATCCAGTGATCATCGATAATATGATGAACTTGGAATTTCTATTTTGGGCTTCTGAAGCATCTGGTGATGACAAATACCGTAACATCAATATTTCCCATGCCGACAGCACCATAAAAAACCATTTCCGGGATGACTACAGTTCTTATCACGTAGTCGATTACGATCCCACTACCGGAAAAGTGGTGGACAAGAAAACCCACCAAGGTAAAGCAGATGACTCTGCGTGGGCCCGTGGACAATCATGGGGACTTTATGGATACATCGTCATGTATCGTGACACTAAAAACCCTGTCTATCTGGATCAGGCAGAAAACATTGCCGCCTTTATCCTTGACCATCCCAATATGCCAGAAGACATGGTTCCTTATTGGGATTACGATGCACCGGCCTCTGACACGACCTTCAGGGATGCGTCAGCAGCTGCGCTCAACGCATCGGCACTCCTAGAATTGAGCAAATACACTGAAGACAAAGCCAAAGCAGAAAAATATGTATCTGCTGCCGAAAAGACGATTATCAGCTTGTCTTCGGATAAGTACCGCGCTAAATTAGGTCAAAACGGTGGGTTTATCTTGTTGCACAGTGTGGGATCCTTGCCGCACGATTCTGAAGTCGACGTACCACTGACCTATGCAGATTATTATTACATTGAAGCCTTGAAGCGCTACCAAGACTGGTTCCTTGATTAA
- a CDS encoding RNA polymerase sigma factor, producing MMANSQNLEEAWSAFLDGDDEALGYIYAENIDRLYNYGRQFTRNKSLVKDTIQDVFCQLIDDRKKLRNARSVRAYLMACFRRRLIEALKQERRDVDAVLEEEAFFISVDASSYFIDSNLSLDQKKILERYCNELPVRQREIIMMRFFENMPYEEIAEVMGLANAKTVRTMMYRGLNKLSDSLTPYKSQLLQLLVMMEMLR from the coding sequence ATGATGGCAAATTCCCAAAATCTAGAGGAAGCTTGGAGTGCGTTTTTGGACGGCGATGATGAAGCTTTGGGCTATATATATGCCGAAAATATTGATCGACTTTATAATTATGGTAGGCAGTTTACGAGGAATAAATCCTTGGTGAAGGACACGATTCAGGATGTTTTTTGTCAATTGATCGATGATCGTAAAAAATTGCGGAATGCCCGCTCTGTGAGAGCATATTTAATGGCTTGTTTTCGCAGGAGGTTAATCGAGGCATTGAAGCAAGAGCGAAGGGATGTCGATGCTGTCTTGGAGGAAGAAGCATTTTTTATCTCGGTAGATGCCAGTTCCTATTTTATTGACTCCAATCTTTCCCTGGATCAAAAGAAAATATTGGAACGGTACTGCAATGAGCTTCCTGTACGACAACGGGAGATCATCATGATGAGGTTTTTCGAAAATATGCCCTATGAGGAAATAGCTGAAGTAATGGGCTTGGCTAATGCCAAAACCGTCAGGACCATGATGTACCGCGGACTCAATAAACTCTCGGATTCCCTGACGCCTTATAAATCCCAACTTTTGCAGCTATTGGTCATGATGGAAATGTTAAGGTGA
- a CDS encoding RagB/SusD family nutrient uptake outer membrane protein, which yields MKIINNIKNNLGIIAVILLVMGCQDKLDLAPETQISDSNFWNSTTDLEKAANYLYTFLPDIESATDNSGTFSFSNSGANSVSDGTRIAPATDTDNWDQNYDIIRASNNILEKSVNVSGDEATINKYLAEARFFRAWAYFEMVKRFGGVPLITKTLGVSDPELYAPRAERSEVVSLIYQDLDFAISHLPMPSKQAGAEYGRITASAALSFKSRVALFEGTRAKFHGGDDAQKHLQLAMEAAEEVINSGEHGLFKYGQDPAISYRKLFHDEGDGPSNPESIMVKLYGENASNNLRSHRITENRLNQGQMVPTKALADLYLYTDGLPKEKSANYGEEVTSLTQFESRDPRMEMTIFNKTLFYTPTALYVPGFQFSPSGYKFCKYFNPEYMSPPDCWVDFMIIRYAEVLLNYAEAKFELTESISDSDLDKSINLLRERVGMPALSNQFVNANSLSMREEIRRERGIELAMENFQYWDLIRWKTAEVELPQTILGAKYFEEEYGPTANEMNADGYVIVQKEVDRHFDPSRDYLWPIPLQELGLNPALEQNPNW from the coding sequence ATGAAGATTATAAATAATATCAAAAATAATTTAGGCATCATCGCGGTGATATTGCTGGTGATGGGCTGTCAGGACAAGCTGGACTTGGCACCTGAGACGCAGATTTCGGATTCCAATTTCTGGAATTCTACCACTGATTTGGAAAAAGCAGCAAACTATCTGTACACCTTTTTGCCGGATATAGAATCGGCCACTGATAATTCGGGTACATTTTCTTTTTCCAATAGTGGAGCCAATAGTGTCAGTGATGGGACCAGGATCGCTCCAGCAACAGATACGGACAACTGGGATCAGAACTATGACATCATCAGGGCCAGTAACAATATCCTCGAAAAGTCTGTGAATGTAAGTGGCGATGAAGCGACCATAAACAAGTACTTGGCTGAAGCAAGGTTCTTCAGGGCATGGGCCTATTTTGAAATGGTGAAGCGTTTTGGAGGAGTTCCTTTGATTACGAAGACCTTGGGTGTTTCAGATCCTGAGCTTTATGCTCCAAGGGCAGAGAGAAGTGAAGTTGTTAGCTTAATTTACCAAGACCTGGATTTTGCAATTTCCCATTTACCGATGCCCAGTAAACAAGCTGGTGCTGAATATGGACGGATCACCGCATCAGCTGCTTTGTCTTTCAAATCCCGCGTGGCGTTATTCGAAGGGACGAGAGCGAAGTTTCATGGTGGTGATGATGCCCAAAAACATCTTCAATTGGCTATGGAAGCTGCAGAAGAAGTAATCAACAGTGGAGAGCATGGACTTTTTAAGTATGGTCAGGACCCAGCGATAAGCTATCGGAAACTATTCCATGATGAAGGTGATGGGCCATCAAATCCCGAGAGTATAATGGTTAAGTTATATGGAGAAAATGCGTCCAATAACCTAAGAAGCCACAGGATCACGGAAAACCGGCTCAATCAAGGCCAGATGGTCCCTACCAAAGCTCTGGCAGATCTTTATCTCTATACAGATGGCTTACCAAAGGAAAAATCAGCGAATTATGGGGAAGAGGTGACTTCTTTGACACAATTTGAGAGCAGGGATCCAAGGATGGAGATGACGATTTTTAACAAAACGTTATTTTATACTCCTACGGCGTTGTACGTGCCTGGTTTCCAGTTTTCGCCTTCTGGGTATAAGTTTTGTAAATATTTCAATCCAGAATATATGTCGCCGCCGGATTGCTGGGTGGATTTTATGATTATACGTTATGCGGAAGTTTTACTTAATTATGCTGAGGCAAAATTTGAACTGACTGAATCCATTAGTGATAGTGATTTGGACAAATCCATTAATCTCCTGAGAGAGCGGGTGGGGATGCCTGCACTGAGCAATCAATTTGTCAATGCCAATTCACTGAGCATGCGGGAAGAAATAAGAAGAGAGCGAGGAATAGAGCTGGCCATGGAAAATTTCCAATATTGGGATTTGATCCGATGGAAAACTGCCGAGGTGGAGTTGCCCCAGACTATTCTGGGAGCGAAGTACTTTGAGGAAGAGTATGGACCCACAGCTAATGAAATGAACGCGGATGGATATGTGATTGTCCAAAAAGAAGTGGACAGGCACTTTGATCCGTCCAGAGATTATTTGTGGCCGATTCCCCTGCAAGAACTAGGGCTAAACCCTGCTTTGGAGCAAAATCCTAATTGGTAA